One genomic segment of Vibrio nitrifigilis includes these proteins:
- a CDS encoding sulfate/molybdate ABC transporter ATP-binding protein, whose amino-acid sequence MSISINNLSKTFGQFQALTPLSLDIHDGEMIGLLGPSGSGKTTLLRIIAGLETANTGTIHFGGRDVTHLHVRERRVGFVFQNYALFRHMTIEENVAFGLRVMDKKERPSNQEIQKRVKDLLDIVQLGHLAKRYPEQLSGGQKQRISLARALATKPEVLLLDEPFGALDSKVRKELRRWLRSLHDELGFTSVFVTHDQDEAMELSDRVVVMSNGCIEQVDTPARLYEQPNSRFVFDFLGNVNVFNAQWDGAQHWSNGQAFITPHQESQFQHNGLLYVRSHEISLANKENKQASLPAKVMSVTPIGAEVRVELAPQGWESDQYWEVRLSHRQFDSDKIRRGGILYLVPQAGYFFAQDTHQDPLKLAWPFLEKDAVMFEI is encoded by the coding sequence ATGAGTATTTCAATAAACAACCTCTCAAAAACGTTTGGCCAGTTTCAGGCGTTAACGCCTTTATCACTCGATATTCATGATGGTGAAATGATCGGTTTGCTCGGTCCTTCTGGATCGGGGAAAACCACGTTATTACGGATTATCGCTGGGTTAGAAACAGCAAATACAGGCACGATTCATTTTGGTGGTAGGGACGTGACTCATCTCCATGTTAGGGAGCGACGCGTGGGTTTTGTGTTTCAAAACTACGCTCTGTTTCGTCATATGACCATCGAAGAGAATGTCGCATTTGGTTTACGAGTGATGGACAAGAAAGAACGGCCATCAAATCAAGAGATTCAAAAGCGCGTTAAAGACTTATTAGATATTGTGCAACTTGGTCATTTAGCCAAACGGTATCCAGAGCAGTTATCGGGTGGGCAAAAGCAACGCATATCATTGGCAAGAGCACTCGCGACCAAGCCAGAGGTATTATTGCTTGATGAGCCGTTTGGCGCACTTGATTCAAAAGTGCGTAAAGAACTGCGTCGTTGGCTACGAAGCCTACATGATGAGCTCGGTTTTACTAGCGTGTTTGTTACCCATGATCAAGACGAGGCAATGGAGCTTTCCGATCGTGTTGTCGTGATGAGTAATGGGTGCATCGAGCAAGTGGATACGCCCGCGAGACTTTATGAACAGCCTAACAGCCGCTTTGTTTTTGATTTCTTAGGTAATGTGAATGTGTTTAATGCTCAGTGGGATGGTGCTCAACATTGGAGTAATGGCCAAGCATTTATTACACCTCATCAGGAATCCCAGTTTCAGCATAATGGGTTGTTGTATGTGCGCAGTCATGAGATATCATTGGCCAATAAAGAGAATAAACAAGCCTCTTTACCCGCTAAAGTCATGTCAGTGACACCGATTGGCGCGGAAGTCCGTGTCGAATTAGCACCTCAAGGGTGGGAATCTGATCAGTATTGGGAAGTGCGTTTATCTCATCGTCAATTTGATAGTGATAAAATTCGCCGCGGTGGCATTCTCTATTTAGTACCCCAAGCGGGCTATTTCTTTGCTCAGGACACTCATCAAGATCCGTTGAAACTTGCTTGGCCATTTTTAGAAAAAGATGCGGTTATGTTTGAAATCTAG
- a CDS encoding tautomerase family protein — MPLLQFDLIEGRSESEIKTLLDTAHEVVLEAFQVPERDRYQLVRENKRYQMVFQDTGLGFERTDNFVLLRVFTSPRPADQKEKFLKLLADKFKERCGIEGKDLMITFINNDKSDWSFGFGEAQYVTGAL; from the coding sequence ATGCCGTTACTGCAATTTGATCTTATTGAAGGGCGCTCTGAATCAGAGATTAAAACATTATTGGATACCGCACACGAAGTGGTGCTTGAAGCGTTTCAAGTTCCAGAGCGTGACCGCTACCAGTTAGTACGAGAAAACAAACGTTACCAAATGGTTTTTCAAGATACTGGTTTAGGCTTTGAACGCACTGATAACTTTGTATTATTACGTGTGTTTACCAGTCCGCGTCCTGCCGATCAAAAAGAGAAATTTTTGAAGCTATTGGCGGACAAGTTCAAAGAACGCTGTGGTATTGAAGGTAAAGATTTGATGATTACTTTCATCAATAATGATAAGAGTGATTGGAGCTTCGGCTTTGGTGAAGCTCAGTACGTTACTGGCGCTTTATAA
- a CDS encoding sugar phosphate isomerase/epimerase family protein — MKLALCTDVLADLSFSDMLKKAKSYGVQGVEMTAGGWSPCPHVNTRELLSDSAKLAQFKAELEENELEIAALNCSGNPLAPGLLGSQHSESSYAAAELAGKLGVKKIVMMSGLPGGCAEDTIPNWITSTVSWPDYMPGVVEYQWNEVAIPWWKKFAQYAKDQGIEQIAIEEFPNQLVYNPATLLKLREAVGGIIGMNLDPSHLFVMGADPIAAARKLEGSIYHVHGKDARIERGLADIDGLLEYRPVTDTKNRTWNYVAVGCGHDLMWWREFFSVLSMTGYDGWVSLEMEDLTMSVEAGISTSISALQQSLSY; from the coding sequence ATGAAACTGGCATTGTGTACCGATGTACTGGCGGACCTCTCTTTCAGTGACATGTTGAAAAAAGCAAAAAGTTATGGAGTACAAGGTGTTGAGATGACCGCTGGTGGTTGGTCTCCTTGTCCTCATGTAAACACACGTGAGTTATTAAGCGACAGTGCCAAACTGGCGCAATTTAAAGCAGAACTAGAAGAAAATGAATTAGAAATTGCAGCGCTTAACTGTTCAGGTAACCCTCTAGCTCCGGGCCTATTAGGTAGTCAGCATAGTGAAAGCAGTTATGCAGCCGCTGAGCTAGCTGGAAAGTTAGGGGTGAAAAAAATCGTAATGATGAGTGGTCTTCCTGGTGGTTGCGCTGAAGATACCATTCCAAACTGGATCACTTCGACTGTGTCTTGGCCAGATTACATGCCAGGTGTTGTGGAGTATCAATGGAACGAAGTTGCTATCCCTTGGTGGAAAAAATTTGCTCAATACGCGAAAGATCAAGGCATTGAACAAATTGCGATTGAAGAATTTCCGAATCAACTAGTTTATAACCCTGCAACCTTGTTGAAACTGCGTGAAGCAGTTGGCGGCATTATTGGTATGAACCTAGACCCTTCTCACCTCTTTGTTATGGGAGCAGATCCAATTGCTGCTGCTCGTAAATTGGAAGGTTCGATTTATCACGTCCACGGTAAGGATGCTCGTATTGAGCGTGGTCTTGCAGATATTGATGGCTTACTTGAATACCGCCCTGTCACTGATACCAAAAACCGGACATGGAATTATGTTGCGGTAGGGTGTGGCCATGACTTGATGTGGTGGAGAGAGTTTTTCTCAGTGCTGAGTATGACTGGTTACGATGGTTGGGTTTCTCTAGAAATGGAAGACTTAACTATGTCGGTTGAAGCGGGCATATCCACTTCGATTTCTGCTTTACAGCAATCACTGTCTTACTGA
- a CDS encoding sugar porter family MFS transporter: MDRTRYNAKYVYWLCCIATLGGVMFGFSTGVIAGALDFVQQHFQLNSTETGWLVSSIFFGCIFGAVIAGKLADKWGRKKTLLLATIAFIFSTIGSTFADSFTVFSIARIISGVAIGFASTVAPMYMGEVAPSEIRGKSSGIWNLSLVGSQMVIFLINFLIAKGMADTWLIEIGWRWMMGAQFVPVVLMLVCTLILPESPDWCIKNGRVDDALKILSRIYPDLNEKEARAIFEARRVEEEKANASASKGANSLSFIFKTPVLRYGLIVGCTVAALQQLTGASIVMYYAPVILQTGDTTKEMILFQTIFIGLLNAIGAFVGMNLFDRFGRRPVMQIGTVGSVLALLIISYSMYFHQSGYLAIFGALFFIVMFAISWGSGCWVLISEIFPARIKGYSMGLAVMLMWIVNFIVAQVFPMINDIPALQEAFNGAFSMWLFAALNVFCLFFLTRYVPETKGVALEDIEDLIANHMKHLANRSVNPTTIEHSATNNVKR; the protein is encoded by the coding sequence ATGGACCGTACTCGTTATAATGCCAAATACGTATACTGGCTATGTTGTATCGCCACTTTAGGTGGTGTTATGTTCGGCTTCTCAACTGGGGTAATTGCTGGTGCACTGGACTTTGTTCAACAGCACTTCCAGTTGAATTCCACTGAAACTGGCTGGCTTGTATCCAGTATCTTCTTCGGCTGTATTTTTGGTGCAGTCATCGCCGGTAAGCTAGCGGACAAATGGGGACGTAAAAAAACCTTACTCCTTGCTACCATTGCATTTATTTTTTCAACCATTGGTTCGACATTTGCCGATTCATTCACTGTATTTTCCATAGCGCGTATCATTTCAGGTGTCGCCATTGGTTTTGCAAGTACCGTTGCTCCTATGTATATGGGGGAAGTCGCTCCATCAGAGATTCGTGGTAAATCTTCAGGGATTTGGAACCTATCTTTAGTGGGCTCACAAATGGTCATCTTTTTAATCAACTTTTTGATTGCAAAAGGTATGGCCGACACATGGTTGATTGAAATCGGCTGGCGTTGGATGATGGGGGCTCAATTTGTTCCTGTCGTATTGATGCTGGTATGTACGCTGATTCTTCCAGAATCGCCTGATTGGTGTATCAAAAATGGTCGAGTAGATGATGCACTTAAGATATTGAGTAGAATCTACCCAGATTTAAACGAAAAAGAAGCACGTGCCATTTTTGAAGCTCGCCGAGTTGAAGAAGAAAAAGCCAATGCATCAGCTTCAAAAGGTGCAAACAGCCTAAGCTTTATTTTTAAAACCCCCGTTCTACGCTACGGACTCATTGTGGGCTGTACGGTCGCTGCTCTGCAACAGCTGACAGGGGCTTCCATCGTGATGTATTACGCTCCGGTTATTTTGCAAACTGGTGATACTACGAAAGAAATGATTTTATTCCAAACTATCTTTATCGGTTTGTTGAACGCTATCGGTGCCTTTGTGGGAATGAACTTATTTGACCGTTTTGGCCGTCGACCGGTGATGCAAATCGGGACTGTTGGTTCGGTTCTTGCTCTGCTTATAATTTCTTACAGCATGTATTTCCACCAATCAGGTTACCTAGCTATCTTTGGCGCTCTGTTCTTTATCGTGATGTTCGCTATCAGTTGGGGGTCTGGTTGTTGGGTGCTGATTTCAGAAATATTCCCAGCACGTATTAAAGGTTATTCAATGGGCTTGGCTGTTATGTTGATGTGGATCGTTAACTTCATCGTAGCGCAAGTTTTCCCAATGATTAACGATATTCCTGCTCTACAAGAAGCCTTTAATGGCGCTTTCTCCATGTGGCTCTTTGCGGCGTTAAACGTGTTCTGCCTATTCTTCCTGACACGTTATGTTCCTGAAACAAAAGGCGTTGCCTTGGAAGATATCGAAGACTTAATCGCAAACCATATGAAACATTTGGCGAATCGTTCAGTGAACCCTACAACAATTGAACATTCAGCCACAAATAACGTGAAGAGGTAA
- a CDS encoding sugar phosphate isomerase/epimerase family protein yields the protein MFKTLHGVSTHYCNVLTEVRIAAEAGYDALEFLHYKLLRYLDNGGSTAELKARVDQYGLKVACLNALIDIERYQGEEKTQMLAEAERLTKIAAELDCPTIQILAQHGIDHLPQDQIMDIMTENISQIADIGLEHGVRYQIEVIAHTKFNTLPQALEVIKRIGKPNVGLVIDFWHLWATGTSTPADVAALDPKLIFGVHFCDGRRPKEGEAWEETVLRAYMPGEGDIDVQAWTDAVKSTGFDGCWSAELFSPRCWEMDHKELAQQVIENMAKYTD from the coding sequence ATGTTTAAAACATTACACGGCGTTTCAACACATTACTGTAACGTACTTACTGAAGTTAGAATCGCTGCTGAAGCGGGTTATGATGCTCTAGAATTTCTTCATTATAAATTGCTGCGTTATTTAGATAATGGTGGTTCAACTGCAGAGCTTAAAGCTCGAGTTGATCAATATGGTCTAAAAGTCGCTTGTTTGAATGCGTTGATTGATATCGAACGCTACCAAGGTGAAGAAAAAACACAAATGCTCGCTGAAGCGGAACGTTTGACCAAAATTGCAGCCGAGTTGGATTGCCCAACTATCCAAATTTTGGCTCAACATGGGATTGACCATTTACCACAAGATCAGATCATGGATATCATGACTGAAAATATCTCTCAAATTGCTGATATCGGTCTTGAACATGGTGTGCGTTACCAAATTGAAGTGATTGCGCATACTAAATTTAATACCTTGCCTCAAGCGTTAGAAGTGATCAAACGTATTGGTAAGCCGAATGTGGGTTTGGTTATCGACTTCTGGCACCTATGGGCAACTGGCACTTCAACACCAGCTGATGTTGCAGCGCTTGATCCTAAGTTGATTTTCGGTGTTCACTTCTGTGATGGTCGTCGACCAAAAGAAGGAGAAGCTTGGGAAGAAACTGTATTACGAGCTTACATGCCTGGTGAAGGTGATATCGACGTTCAAGCTTGGACAGATGCAGTGAAATCTACTGGATTCGATGGTTGTTGGTCTGCTGAGTTGTTTAGTCCTCGTTGTTGGGAAATGGACCATAAAGAGCTTGCTCAACAAGTCATTGAGAACATGGCTAAATACACGGATTGA
- a CDS encoding AEC family transporter has translation MGVDVIVNQIIVLFLLMGLGYCLVKYKVLDKATCDKLTWLLCYVVMPCLIFNAFQIPFTDELWHNFVLMAGLTFGIHFLYILLSKILLNNRHLKKRSLAEQMQFTAVYSNCGFMGLPLVMALVGSAGAFYGSVYIAVNGLFVWTHGLLTYSGRFDRRSLLKVALNPNTIASIVGCLFFVFSIHLPTPVHSAIGHVGTMNTALSMILVGAAMAQVEIRKIWLNSYAWISVFMRNLLFPGIVLIGLFSLNIQGNLLIIAMALSACPVAGMSVLFAQLTGKDTDFPCKSLTLSTIASLVTLPLMLALASL, from the coding sequence ATGGGCGTCGACGTCATAGTTAATCAGATTATAGTGTTGTTTCTTTTGATGGGATTAGGATATTGTTTGGTTAAGTATAAAGTCCTAGATAAAGCGACTTGCGATAAGCTGACTTGGTTATTGTGCTACGTTGTCATGCCATGTTTGATTTTTAATGCTTTTCAAATTCCGTTTACTGATGAACTGTGGCACAACTTTGTGCTGATGGCAGGGTTAACGTTTGGTATCCATTTTCTGTATATCCTGCTGAGTAAGATCTTACTGAATAATCGCCATCTCAAAAAACGTTCGCTAGCAGAACAGATGCAATTTACGGCGGTCTATTCCAATTGTGGCTTTATGGGCCTTCCTTTAGTCATGGCTCTGGTTGGTAGTGCAGGGGCTTTTTATGGGTCAGTTTACATTGCGGTAAACGGTCTATTTGTGTGGACTCATGGACTGCTAACTTACTCTGGACGTTTTGATCGCCGCTCTTTACTCAAAGTCGCGTTAAACCCTAATACTATCGCTTCAATCGTAGGTTGTTTATTCTTTGTTTTTTCAATCCATTTACCGACCCCAGTTCACTCTGCTATTGGTCATGTTGGCACGATGAATACCGCGTTATCTATGATTTTGGTGGGTGCGGCGATGGCTCAAGTCGAAATTCGCAAAATTTGGCTCAACAGCTACGCCTGGATTAGTGTATTCATGCGTAATCTGCTGTTTCCGGGGATTGTATTGATTGGGCTATTCTCACTTAATATTCAAGGTAATCTATTAATCATCGCCATGGCGTTAAGTGCGTGCCCTGTCGCTGGCATGTCCGTTCTTTTTGCACAATTAACTGGTAAAGATACTGATTTCCCATGTAAGAGTTTGACGCTATCAACCATTGCAAGTTTGGTGACTTTGCCGTTGATGCTTGCTTTAGCGTCTTTGTAA
- a CDS encoding NAD(P)H-binding protein: protein MSSVFVVGAAGKVGHQLVRKLVKNGHDVLGMVRNDEQQELLREYGSHAVYGDLLELAVHELASLMKDSECVVFTAGAGGKGGEAMTNAIDGKGLELCVDAALLAKVPRFILVSAFPEAGRAKFISDTFENYMQVKKAADVYLAQSTLKWVILRPGTLTDTVGSGLVNMGPAIPYGDISREDVAATLVALVEHEEVEKRIIELTQGDTFIEQSIRKLNE from the coding sequence ATGAGTTCTGTTTTCGTAGTAGGGGCTGCTGGTAAAGTTGGCCACCAATTAGTGCGTAAGTTAGTGAAAAATGGTCATGATGTCTTAGGGATGGTCCGTAACGATGAGCAACAAGAACTACTTCGAGAGTATGGTTCTCACGCTGTGTATGGAGATTTATTAGAACTAGCCGTCCATGAATTAGCGTCTTTGATGAAAGATTCTGAATGTGTTGTTTTTACTGCCGGGGCGGGTGGTAAAGGTGGTGAAGCGATGACCAATGCCATAGATGGTAAAGGGTTAGAGCTTTGTGTCGATGCAGCTCTGCTTGCTAAAGTGCCACGGTTTATTCTTGTCTCTGCTTTTCCCGAAGCGGGTAGGGCCAAATTTATTTCTGACACGTTTGAAAATTATATGCAGGTGAAAAAAGCGGCAGATGTCTATTTAGCTCAATCCACTTTAAAGTGGGTTATTTTGCGTCCGGGTACGTTAACGGATACGGTCGGCAGTGGCTTGGTCAATATGGGGCCAGCGATTCCTTACGGCGACATTTCACGTGAAGATGTTGCGGCAACGTTGGTCGCCTTAGTCGAGCATGAAGAAGTAGAAAAAAGAATCATTGAGCTAACTCAGGGAGATACATTTATTGAGCAATCGATTCGCAAACTTAACGAGTAA
- a CDS encoding GFA family protein has product MSNRFANLTSNACLLACHCGNISLELKCTPTWARDCNCSICHRYAALWSYVPKPQFLVTWSKEEPKGYCWGDEQVVFYHCPICGCITHYVTTEKCDEQFVAVNMRMAELTMISQLSIEHVDNAE; this is encoded by the coding sequence TTGAGCAATCGATTCGCAAACTTAACGAGTAATGCATGCTTGCTAGCTTGTCACTGTGGCAATATTTCACTTGAGTTAAAGTGTACTCCAACATGGGCTCGTGACTGCAATTGTTCGATTTGTCATAGATATGCTGCGCTTTGGAGTTACGTACCTAAGCCACAATTTTTGGTGACTTGGTCGAAAGAAGAACCCAAAGGGTATTGTTGGGGCGATGAACAGGTTGTATTTTACCATTGTCCTATCTGTGGATGTATTACTCATTATGTTACGACTGAAAAATGTGACGAGCAATTTGTGGCAGTGAATATGCGTATGGCTGAATTAACAATGATCTCGCAGCTATCGATTGAGCACGTTGATAATGCTGAGTAG
- a CDS encoding peptide ABC transporter substrate-binding protein has product MNPLIKQSCASVFSLAFSVTTFSAYAAHIPDNITLTPAKEQTLVRGNDAEAATLDPMKAEGLAEMHIIRDLFEGLVIQDENGHIIPGVASNWVVQDNKVYTFTLRQDAKWSNGQPITADDFVYSLRRLADPKSASPNAWYLKLAQIENAEAIVDGKKPIDSLGVKAIDPHTLQITLSKPVPYFIAMTAHTAMMPVPKSVIEKYGDRWARAGHIVSNGAYTLKKWVVNERIELTRNPNYWDNKDTVINKVVYIPFENQNSAMNRYLTGEVDITSDVPAAMAPKLKKEHADAYTVTPLLCTYYYAFNTQHKPFDNPKVRQALSYAIHRDVITDGITQVGNIPAYTFAHKDVAGFKATQPKYAQMTQKERDEKAQALMKEAGFDKQHPLKGTLLYNTSATNKEIAVAITSMWNKTLGTDITLENQEWKSYLSSRKQGNFDIMRASWCGDYNEASTFLSLFTAGNERNYAFYSNPTYDAVINHAQVATDLGERNHNYDQAESMLSQDMPIAPIYYYMQARLVRPTVGGFPMHNAEGKIYTKDLYIKAKKPKS; this is encoded by the coding sequence ATGAATCCATTAATCAAACAGTCTTGTGCTAGCGTATTCTCACTCGCTTTTAGTGTAACCACTTTTTCCGCCTACGCTGCTCATATCCCCGACAATATCACTCTTACTCCAGCAAAAGAACAAACTCTTGTTCGTGGTAACGATGCTGAGGCCGCTACGCTTGATCCAATGAAAGCGGAGGGCCTAGCTGAAATGCATATTATCCGAGACCTCTTTGAAGGTCTGGTCATACAAGATGAAAATGGTCATATTATTCCTGGTGTAGCATCAAACTGGGTTGTACAAGACAACAAAGTCTATACATTTACGTTACGTCAGGATGCCAAGTGGTCCAACGGACAACCTATCACAGCAGACGATTTCGTTTATTCACTACGTCGACTCGCCGATCCAAAATCAGCATCACCTAACGCGTGGTATCTGAAATTGGCGCAAATTGAAAATGCAGAAGCAATTGTTGATGGTAAAAAGCCGATAGATTCATTAGGGGTAAAAGCGATTGATCCGCATACGTTGCAAATTACCTTATCAAAACCGGTCCCTTACTTTATTGCGATGACCGCTCACACCGCCATGATGCCAGTACCTAAATCGGTTATCGAAAAATATGGGGATCGCTGGGCACGAGCGGGCCATATTGTGTCAAACGGCGCTTACACGCTTAAAAAGTGGGTAGTCAATGAACGTATTGAACTGACCCGTAATCCTAACTATTGGGATAATAAAGACACGGTCATTAATAAAGTGGTTTATATCCCATTTGAGAATCAGAACTCTGCGATGAACCGATACTTAACCGGGGAAGTCGATATTACATCTGATGTTCCAGCGGCAATGGCACCAAAGCTTAAAAAAGAGCACGCAGATGCCTATACAGTGACGCCTCTGCTTTGTACCTACTACTACGCGTTCAATACACAACACAAACCTTTCGATAATCCAAAAGTTCGTCAGGCGTTATCCTATGCAATTCACCGCGATGTAATTACCGATGGCATTACCCAAGTAGGCAACATCCCAGCCTATACATTCGCACATAAGGATGTCGCCGGATTTAAAGCAACCCAACCTAAATATGCGCAAATGACCCAAAAAGAGCGAGATGAGAAAGCTCAAGCGTTAATGAAGGAAGCAGGGTTCGATAAACAACACCCTTTAAAAGGAACTTTGCTGTATAACACCAGTGCAACCAATAAAGAGATTGCAGTAGCGATCACTTCCATGTGGAACAAAACACTGGGAACAGACATTACGTTAGAAAATCAGGAGTGGAAGTCTTATTTGTCATCACGCAAACAAGGCAACTTTGACATTATGCGTGCGTCTTGGTGTGGCGATTACAACGAAGCCTCTACATTCTTAAGTCTTTTTACTGCAGGTAATGAGCGTAATTATGCATTTTATAGTAACCCAACGTATGATGCTGTGATAAATCATGCTCAGGTCGCGACGGACCTTGGAGAACGTAATCATAATTACGACCAAGCAGAATCCATGTTAAGTCAGGATATGCCCATTGCACCTATTTATTATTACATGCAAGCAAGGTTAGTACGCCCTACCGTGGGGGGATTTCCAATGCACAATGCCGAAGGCAAAATTTACACTAAAGATCTGTACATCAAAGCGAAAAAGCCTAAAAGCTAA
- the mpaA gene encoding murein tripeptide amidase MpaA — translation MSNGDQYKQLSQRGTFTSKPVEYGRSVLGAPLFYFPAQSHSPETGLIIAGTHGDETASIALLSSALRSIEYSKLSHHLILSVNPDGNQLGVRSNANGVDLNRNFPANNWDPSGTVYRWNSNCPERNVRLSSGHCKASEPETQALIKLIEHLSPKFVISFHEPLACIDSIDKLGLGERLSDLFQLPLVANVGYETPGSFGTWCEQICLPNVTLELPAISVDDVTQQYLDAAIQLLTQSRF, via the coding sequence ATGAGTAACGGTGATCAATATAAGCAACTTTCCCAGAGAGGAACGTTTACCTCCAAACCTGTCGAGTATGGACGTTCTGTTCTAGGGGCTCCTTTATTCTATTTTCCCGCCCAATCTCATTCACCAGAAACTGGTTTGATTATTGCGGGTACTCACGGAGATGAAACCGCCTCTATTGCTCTATTATCTTCCGCTTTACGTAGCATAGAATACTCTAAGCTGAGCCATCACCTTATTTTGTCGGTTAATCCTGATGGTAATCAGCTTGGGGTCAGAAGTAACGCGAATGGTGTTGACCTTAACAGAAATTTTCCGGCAAATAATTGGGACCCTAGCGGTACTGTCTATCGCTGGAATAGCAATTGTCCCGAACGTAATGTGCGTCTGAGTTCTGGTCATTGCAAAGCATCAGAACCTGAAACACAAGCATTAATTAAACTTATTGAGCACCTATCCCCCAAGTTTGTGATCAGTTTTCACGAACCTTTAGCCTGTATTGATTCGATAGATAAACTAGGGTTAGGCGAACGCTTATCGGATTTATTTCAGTTACCGTTAGTTGCAAATGTTGGGTATGAAACTCCGGGGTCTTTTGGTACTTGGTGTGAGCAAATTTGTTTGCCGAATGTGACTCTCGAGTTACCAGCCATATCCGTTGACGACGTGACTCAACAATACCTAGATGCAGCGATACAATTGTTAACACAATCCAGATTCTGA
- a CDS encoding DUF805 domain-containing protein, with product MSESIDKNYFSEARISMNWYIQVIKRAINFEDRARRKEYWMFYLFNMIILFVIGFSFQLLQSELILEIGGTYIALIILPCWAVTVRRLHDVGKSGWFIFIPIVPLIGWIIFLYLLIKNGDPSDNRFGPNPKTVS from the coding sequence GTGAGCGAAAGCATTGATAAAAATTATTTTTCAGAGGCTAGAATCAGTATGAATTGGTATATACAAGTTATAAAGCGTGCAATTAACTTTGAAGATAGAGCAAGGCGAAAAGAATATTGGATGTTCTATCTTTTTAATATGATCATTTTATTTGTAATCGGCTTTTCTTTTCAATTGCTACAATCAGAACTGATATTAGAAATAGGTGGCACTTATATTGCGTTAATTATACTACCTTGTTGGGCTGTGACTGTTAGAAGGTTGCATGATGTGGGTAAATCTGGATGGTTTATTTTTATTCCAATTGTTCCTCTCATTGGTTGGATTATCTTTTTATACTTGTTAATTAAAAATGGGGATCCATCAGATAATCGATTTGGTCCAAATCCTAAAACAGTTTCATAA
- a CDS encoding phosphatase PAP2 family protein, translating into MLYALGATGALYFICYYFYLLFHLKPNPSKLFISKFKYFFSYKHEMINMILLFIALSLVLSCFTSLKTAISIVNPYYLDPLLSQFDKITHFGYYPWEITHTLFKSPWVTAFVNFFYNIWIFIIWIFFVFATCQLKHPVKREQIIISVCLVWFVVGGLIAILLSSGGPVYAHRLFPNMTAYEDLMSLLHQQNEYLIDQKSFFTVWSLHTQEFLWNAYASQSLSPGIGISAMPSVHVSSVTLIALSITKLNKKWGIVAWLYVAVIFFGSIHLGWHYACDGYLGALITFIIWKSVGLWQRRYSKLMKS; encoded by the coding sequence ATGCTTTATGCACTGGGTGCAACCGGAGCCTTATATTTTATATGCTACTATTTCTATTTACTATTCCATCTAAAACCCAACCCATCAAAACTGTTTATTTCAAAGTTTAAATACTTTTTTTCTTATAAACATGAAATGATCAATATGATATTGCTATTTATAGCATTATCACTGGTTTTATCTTGTTTTACCTCTTTAAAAACAGCAATTTCAATCGTTAACCCATATTATCTGGATCCATTGTTATCACAATTCGATAAGATCACTCACTTTGGATATTATCCTTGGGAGATCACCCATACCTTATTTAAGTCTCCTTGGGTCACCGCCTTTGTTAACTTTTTTTATAACATTTGGATCTTCATTATCTGGATATTTTTTGTTTTCGCAACCTGCCAATTAAAACACCCTGTTAAGCGAGAACAAATCATCATTTCTGTATGCCTAGTCTGGTTTGTCGTTGGTGGACTTATTGCTATTCTTCTTTCTTCAGGAGGACCCGTTTATGCGCATAGGCTATTCCCCAATATGACAGCTTACGAAGATTTAATGTCTCTTCTGCATCAGCAAAATGAATACCTTATTGATCAAAAAAGTTTTTTTACCGTTTGGTCTTTGCACACACAAGAATTTCTTTGGAATGCGTACGCTAGTCAATCACTGTCGCCAGGCATAGGGATATCAGCAATGCCGAGCGTTCATGTATCTAGCGTTACGTTGATCGCTTTATCCATTACTAAGCTGAACAAAAAGTGGGGAATCGTCGCCTGGCTATATGTCGCTGTTATTTTCTTCGGATCAATACATTTAGGTTGGCATTATGCATGCGACGGCTATTTAGGAGCCCTAATTACATTCATAATCTGGAAGTCTGTAGGTTTATGGCAAAGACGTTATTCAAAATTGATGAAAAGTTAA